The following proteins come from a genomic window of Musa acuminata AAA Group cultivar baxijiao chromosome BXJ1-7, Cavendish_Baxijiao_AAA, whole genome shotgun sequence:
- the LOC103992604 gene encoding V-type proton ATPase subunit c1, with protein MSTFSGDETAPFFGFLGAAAALVFSCMGAAYGTAKSGVGVASMGVMRPELVMKSIVPVVMAGVLGIYGLIIAVIISTGINPKAKSYYLFDGYAHLSSGLACGLAGLSAGMAIGIVGDAGVRANAQQPKLFVGMILILIFAEALALYGLIVGIILSSRAGQSRAE; from the exons ATGTCGACGTTCAGCGGCGACGAAACTGCCCCCTTCTTCGGGTTCCTCGGCGCTGCCGCGGCCCTCGTTTTCTCCT GCATGGGGGCGGCGTACGGGACGGCGAAGAGCGGCGTCGGTGTGGCGTCCATGGGTGTGATGCGCCCGGAGCTGGTGATGAAGTCGATCGTGCCCGTCGTCATGGCTGGAGTGCTTGGGATCTATGGTCTCATCATTGCGGTGATCATCAGTACCGGGATCAACCCCAAGGCCAAGTCGTACTATCTCTTTGACGGGTACGCGCACCTCTCGTCTGGGTTGGCTTGTGGCCTTGCAGGACTTTCGGCTGGGATGGCGATCGGCATCGTGGGCGATGCTGGAGTAAG GGCCAACGCGCAGCAGCCAAAGCTCTTCGTAGGTATGATTCTTATTCTCATCTTTGCGGAAGCTCTCGCGCTCTATGGTCTTATCGTTGGCATTATTCTTTCCTCTCGGGCTGGTCAATCTCGAGCGGAGTAA
- the LOC135585159 gene encoding BTB/POZ domain-containing protein At1g21780-like, with the protein MSAGVGNPNDSKVETIARLAQWRIESFGPCSYRRSDAFKLGIWSWYLSVEKNRYMHIRLFPEPCRVSKEQLPVARFVVRVFSPCPGRRSYVSPVYEKLLRTSEDFVWVTDFNSPGCFIVDVEFLDLKIAPLHGGDPSSIWSNGRMPQTLSSKNTIRCLSRMLEEGIHADVTIKTSNGLLKAHKAVLAASSPVFESMFLHNLREKESSMIVVEDMSLEACLALLCYMYGTIVQDQFWKHRLALLSAADKYDIGDLKDCCEESLSEDISSDNVLERLHEAWLYQLNKLKKGCLTYLFDFGKIYDVKDELNAFFRHADRELMLEMFQEALTAWKPA; encoded by the exons TACCGCCGCTCGGATGCCTTCAAGCTCGGCATCTGGAGCTG GTACCTCTCGGTCGAGAAGAATCGGTACATGCACATCCGGCTCTTCCCGGAGCCCTGCCGGGTCTCAAAGGAGCAGCTCCCCGTCGCTCGATTTGTGGTTCGGGTCTTCTCCCCTTGTCCTGGCCGCCGATCCTATGTGTCGCCTG TTTATGAGAAGCTTCTCCGTACCAGTGAAGACTTTGTATGGGTCACTGATTTTAATTCTCCTGGATGCTTCATAGTTGATGTGGAGTTTCTGGACTTGAAGATAGCTCCATTGCAC GGTGGAGATCCTTCTTCAATCTGGTCTAACGGACGGATGCCGCAGACActttcaagcaaaaacactatccgaTGCCTCTCTCGAATGCTCGAGGAGGGTATCCATGCTGATGTTACCATCAAAACTTCAAACGGTCTCCTGAAGGCCCACAAAGCAGTTCTTGCCGCAAGCTCTCCTGTTTTCGAGAGCATGTTCCTGCACAATCTCAGGGAGAAAGAGTCATCGATGATCGTTGTAGAGGACATGTCGCTGGAGGCTTGCTTGGCACTTCTTTGTTACATGTATGGCACAATAGTACAGGATCAATTCTGGAAGCATAGACTTGCGTTGCTCAGCGCGGCGGACAAGTACGACATCGGCGACCTCAAAGACTGCTGTGAGGAGAGCCTCTCGGAGGACATCAGCTCTGACAATGTcctcgagaggcttcatgaggcaTGGCTCTATCAACTTAACAAGCTGAAAAAGGGATGTCTGACATACTTGTTTGATTTTGGCAAGATATATGATGTGAAAGACGAATTAAATGCCTTTTTCCGCCATGCTGATAGGGAGTTGATGTTGGAGATGTTCCAAGAAGCCCTTACTGCTTGGAAGCCTGCATGA
- the LOC135679409 gene encoding MA3 DOMAIN-CONTAINING TRANSLATION REGULATORY FACTOR 1-like, which produces MASPKKEGFLTEEQREVLKIAAQKAEVLSSSPKSPTKLVLSEIHTKGGGGGGGGRSPSSGVRHVRRSHSGKLVRVKKDGAGGKGTWGKLLDADPDSRVDPNDPNYDSGEEPYQLVGATLSNPIDDYKKSVATIIEEYFSTGAVEVAATDLGDIGSDQYHHFFVKKLVSMAMDRHDKEKEMASVLLSSLYADVITSAQISQGFLMLLEAVDDLALDILDAVDVLALFIARAVVDDILPPAFLTKAKKTLSESSKGLQVVQTAEKSYLSAPHHAELVERRWGGTTHFTVEEVKRKISDLLREYIENGDTAEACRCIRELGVSFFHHEVVKRALVQAMENQTSEPLILKLLKEAAEELLISPSQMTKGFSRLAESLDDLSVDIPAAKSLFQMIVPKAISGGWLDPSFLQSKEAEDEDRDEGYEKLRKYKEEAVTIIREYFLSDDIPELIRSLEDLGAPEYNPVFIKRLITLAMDRKYREKEMASVLLSALSMEIFSRDDIVDGFIMLLESAEDAALDILDASNELALFLARAVIDDVLAPLNLEEINSKLPRNCSGSKTVHMARSLASARHAGERLLRCWGGGTGWAVEDAKDKIIKLLEEYESGGDVGEACQCIRDLGMPFFNHEVVKKALVMAMEKKNERLLGLLQVCFDEWLITMNQMTKGFSRVRDGLDDLALDIPNVEEKFQQYMEHARKHGWLLASF; this is translated from the exons ATGGCGTCGCCGAAGAAGGAGGGGTTCTTGACGGAGGAGCAGAGGGAGGTGCTGAAGATAGCGGCGCAGAAGGCCGAGGTGCTGTCCTCGTCGCCCAAATCGCCCACCAAGCTGGTGCTCTCCGAGATCCATACTAAGGGCGGGGGCGGGGGTGGCGGGGGGAGGTCTCCGTCTTCTGGGGTGAGGCACGTGCGGCGCTCACATTCCGGGAAGCTAGTGCGAGTGAAGAAGG ATGGTGCTGGTGGCAAAGGAACATGGGGCAAGCTCTTGGATGCTGATCCTGATTCACGCGTCGACCCGAATGATCCTAATTATGATAGTGGAGAG GAACCATATCAGCTCGTGGGTGCCACTCTTTCTAACCCTATAGATGACTATAAGAAATCTGTGGCAACAATCATAGAGGAGTATTTCAGCACTGGTGCGGTAGAAGTGGCAGCCACGGATCTTGGAGATATTGGGTCTGATCAGTATCATCACTTCTTTGTTAAGAAACTTGTTTCCATGGCGATGGACCGGCATGACAAAGAGAAAGAGATGGCATCTGTTTTGCTATCCTCCCTGTATGCCGATGTAATTACTTCGGCCCAGATCAGCCAAGGGTTTCTCATGTTACTCGAGGCTGTTGACGATTTGGCGCTTGACATACTTGATGCTGTTGATGTGCTGGCTTTGTTTATAGCCCGTGCAGTTGTTGATGACATCCTACCTCCTGCCTTTCTCACAAAAGCGAAGAAAACACTTTCTGAATCCTCTAAAGGTCTTCAGGTTGTTCAAACTGCTGAAAAAAGTTATCTCTCGGCTCCCCACCATGCAGAGTTAGTTGAGCGTCGATGGGGTGGCACCACTCATTTCACTGTCGAAGAGGTCAAAAGGAAGATCTCAGATTTGTTGAGAGAATATATAGAGAATGGAGACACAGCAGAGGCCTGTAGGTGCATAAGGGAGCTGGGAGTTTCGTTCTTCCATCACGAGGTTGTGAAGCGGGCACTGGTGCAGGCAATGGAAAATCAAACATCAGAGCCTCTTATATTGAAGCTTTTAAAAGAAGCAGCAGAAGAACTTTTAATCAGTCCTAGCCAGATGACCAAGGGTTTCTCACGGCTTGCTGAGAGCCTCGATGACCTGTCTGTTGATATTCCTGCTGCAAAATCCTTATTCCAGATGATAGTTCCTAAAGCGATTTCTGGTGGATGGCTTGACCCTTCTTTTCTCCAATCAAAAGAGGCAGAGGACGAAGACAGAGATGAAGGTTATGAGAAATTGAGGAAGTACAAAGAAGAAGCTGTTACGATAATACGGGAATACTTTCTCTCTGATGACATACCAGAGCTTATTAGAAGTCTCGAAGATTTAGGTGCTCCGGAGTACAATCCTGTTTTTATTAAGAGACTAATAACCCTTGCGATGGACCGCAAGTACAGGGAGAAGGAGATGGCATCTGTTCTGTTATCTGCGCTTAGCATGGAAATATTCTCAAGAGATGACATTGTTGATGGGTTCATAATGCTGCTCGAGTCAGCTGAGGATGCGGCATTGGACATATTGGATGCCTCAAATGAGCTAGCACTATTCCTGGCCAGGGCCGTAATTGATGATGTCTTAGCACCGCTCAACTTGGAGGAGATCAACAGCAAGCTCCCGCGCAATTGCAGCGGGAGTAAAACTGTTCACATGGCTCGCTCGCTAGCATCTGCTCGGCATGCTGGTGAGAGACTTCTGAGATGCTGGGGCGGTGGCACTGGTTGGGCGGTGGAGGATGCAAAGGACAAGATAATAAAGCTTCTGGAGGAATATGAGAGCGGAGGCGATGTGGGAGAAGCGTGCCAGTGTATCCGTGATTTGGGAATGCCTTTCTTCAATCATGAAGTGGTAAAGAAGGCATTGGTTATGGCGATGGAGAAGAAGAACGAGAGGCTGTTGGGTTTGCTGCAGGTGTGTTTCGATGAATGGTTGATCACCATGAATCAAATGACAAAAGGGTTCTCAAGAGTAAGGGATGGGCTCGATGACTTAGCTCTTGATATTCCCAATGTGGAGGAGAAGTTCCAGCAGTACATGGAGCACGCGAGAAAGCACGGCTGGCTTCTGGCGTCCTTTTAG